ttttatCCCGGGCCAGACTGACCAATCACAAACACCCGTGACTATATGACATTCGATTCAGTGCTGAAGCATCTCTGAAAAAAGGTGATAGAAAAACATGTACCGTTCCTTTAAGAGGATGAAGGAACTACAAATCCCACAatcctttgtgtttgtttttttttccattagctctgtttttgttttcctaaaagaaatagataaataaatgttttttattttttgtgttctgATCAAAAAGGAAGATCAAATAGTAGAACACTGGTGATCTAGCGTTCTTGTTTCCTTTTGTGTGTCCCTCTGCAGGTGTTGTGAAATAAAGGATGTTACATCCCCAGTGTTCCTTtttaaaagaacataaatgtgataaaagaaagacatttataaattcctttttatgtttttatcacAACATTAAAGCTTAATAGTAGAATTTaccgactttaatctcagaattctgactgaaATCTCAGTATACCGACTTCAAATCTGAGTTTAATCACAGCATTCCATTTTGAgatctgacttaaatctcagaattctgacttagcATCTAAATTTTATCTTagaatttcaatttaaaatctgattttaatctcagaatactgAATAAAATCtcactattctgactttaaatctgagaatgaaaaaaatactaTGGAATCTGAGGATTCCATTTTAAGATCTGAGTTTGATCTCAAATTCAagctttaaactcagaattctgactttaaatctgactttaatctcagaataccAAGAAATCTAAAAATTCCATTTTACATCtaacttcaatctcagaattccactttaaaatctgactttaaGCTCCAAATTCTCATCTAAATCTCGGAATTACGACTTTAAATCTGACTTCAAACTCAAAAttccaatttaaaattttactttaatctcacaattccAATTTAAAATGTGACTCAGAATTCGAACTTCATCTCAGAATCTGGACATTAATTTCAGAACTCTGACTTATTCCCAGTATGCTGACTTCAACTCTGACTTATTCCCAGTATGCTGACTTCAACTCTGACTTATTCCCAGTATGCTGACTTCaactctgacttcttcccagtatTCTGACTTCAACTCTGACTTATTCCCAGTATGCTGACTTCAACTCTGACTTATTCCCAGTATGCTGACTTCaactctgacttcttcccagtatTCTGACTTCAACTCTGACTTATTCCCAGTATGCTGACTTCAACTCTGACTTATTCCCACTATTCTGACTTCAATTTTGACTCAAAATCTGACTGTagtctcagagttctgactttaaatctGAATTAGCCTATATCTAagtattcttatttaaaatctgactttaCTCTCAGGATTCTAATTTATTCTCAgaactttaatttaaaatcttACTCTCagaattctgcctttttttctcagaattgaGACCTCAATCTCAGGAATTTCACTTAAAATCTGTAGTCTCAGAATTCCGACTTTAAatcagaattttatttttagaattctAAATCAAAATCcagctttaatctcagacttctgtctttaatctcagacttctgtctttaatctcagacttctgtctttaatctcagacttctgtctttaatctcagacttctgtctttaatctcagacttctgtctttaatctcagaattctgtctttaatctcagacttctgtctttaatctcagaattctgtctttaatctcagacttctgtctttaatctcagacttctgtctttaatctcagacttctgtctttaatctcagactgtctttaatctcagacttctgtctttaatctcagaattctgtctttaatctcagacttctgtctttaatctcagacttctgtctttaatctcagacttctgtctttaatctcagaattctgtctttaatctcagaattctgtctttaatctcagacttctgtctttaatctcagacttctgtctttaatctcagacttctgtctttaatctcagacttctgtctttaatcgcagaattctgtctttaatctcagacttctgtctttaatctcagacttctgtctttaatctcagacttctgtctttaatctcagaattctgtctttaatctcagacttctgtctttaatctcagaattctgtctttaatctcagacttctgtctttaatctcagacttctgtctttaatctcagacttctgtctttaatctcagacttctgtCTGTAATCgcagaattctgtctttaatcgCAGTAGTGGACgtcctttatttctgttttggtGATAACCGCCAAAGACGGCTGTAACGGAACAAACACCAAGCGGAACCTTTAGTGAATATGCTATCCAGCCGGACAGTATTGGTGTACGTGCAATGCAAGATGGAGGCAACCAGTGTGTTTGTTTCCCCGGTGGAGCTGAAGCTGTCTAAAACTGATATTCTGAGAGAAGTCGTGACAGAGAAGCTGACCACGGCAGCGCGGGAGATCTTCGCGGTGGTGGAGAGAACTGTAGCCGGATATGAGGAGGAGGCGGCGGGTCTGAGGCAGGAGATCGACCGTCAGAGGATCCAGCTGGAGGCTGTTCTTCAGCCCAGAGTCTCTCTCAGTAGAATAGGTGGGATCTGACACTGTGGAGTAAACACTGATGGTTTTAGCTCATTCACGTCTATAGAAGGGTGTTTTATCCTCTAATGCTGGTTTCATGGATTGCTACAGTTTACGgagttaaaacatgaaaaccgGAAGTTCCCTCTTATGTTTTTCCCATGAAGAGGCGGATAAAACTAAATCCAATAAACTTTAATTTCTGATCCATGTGTCCCCGACTGTTAATGGGGGAACtctacaaagagggcaggtctggAGTTATAATAATGACGATAATCATAATAatagttgtagttttttttgttattgttttgtacTAATGGTAGCTATGATAATAACTATAACAATGGATaaacatctgatcaggatgcctcctggtcgcctccctgtggaggtcttccaggcacgtcctaggaggagaccccggggtagacccaggactcaccGGAGGGATTACATATCTCTTCTGGACTGGGAACGCCCCAGAGCCCCTCAGGAAGAACAGGAGTTGCTGAGAGGGATGTGTGGGCTGACTCgcttgcctttttttccctcttatttTCAGAAGAAGAGGACTTGGGGAGCAGGAACATGGCTGACCACgctgatgaagatgaagaggcaggagaggaggagtTTAGTGAGGAGCCTTTGGAGGACTCACGCCAACAAGACCCGAGAGACGCAGATTATCAGCCAACTAATGCAAGGTTCAAATAAACGTGGCATAACCAATAAATACATGTTCCCTTAGAGAATTAAAGAGTTACTAAAAGTATTGGTGGCGATTTTCTCTGGTTTGATGTTCTTGCAGACCTCTgttgatgaagaggaggatgaagagagcTGTTATAACCCTCAGAGTCTGTCTGTTAAAGGACTCCAGGATCAACCTTCTCAAAAGAGGAGGTAAGGAAGTGAAACATGCATAAAGGATGTCGTGAACATCATTAGCCCCCTTTAACCgacctttttgttgagccacAGCTCAAAGCATTGCTGTTCAGTGATGGTCTTAAACTCTGTAATggtcaaagcttgtaaaatcaagttaaactgAGGGGTATCGTCACAGACTAAACACttcagtaagggtttgagctgtcactggagaaagcatcCTGGCAGAAACCAAAGAGTTCAGTTAAGACTTACAAAAAAGacttgttgatgctcacaaagcaggagaaggatgtACAGAGTTATCGCAGCGTTTCCAAGAGTCAGAAACTAAAGTGGGAAGGACCATTGAGATAGTCAGTGAGAGCCACAAAGTCCAGAATGAGCTTGGCAGAGGTAGGAGGAGAAAAACTTgaaagaccctggaaagaaatctagtgagagatgtgtctgaAGACCCCAGAATAACTGCCAAGAGTCTAGTGAAGGACTAAGACAGGTCAGGTactgtagtctcaaagaagaccatcagtAGAGCCCTGCAGGAATGGACTGAGAACTACCAATCAGTAAtggccttctgtggcttaccctccttaaattTGCTCTGctccagcctctgagaacacCCTTTACAACAAGGCTTGTTTTCAGTGACCTAACATGGTGTTTGCGTGTCCATGAAAGGTCTAAAATCCACAGAACAACCTCTGAAGGACTGGCTCAGCTCACGTGGAACCACCTGGCACCATTCTTATCAAATAAAATCTAAAGTGGAGGCAGCCTGAGGAAAAGCATGATGGTGTCCTcctgtgtttttcagtgttgaAGTCCCAGTTGAAGACGTTGAGCTGTCCATGGGGTATGCAGGAGGTGGACTTCCTGGACCTGTTGAGGGCCACCTTTCCTCAGTTGACAGGAGAGTTTGATGCTTTCACAGTTGACGCCACCAGGAGACTGAGACCACTGAAGGTACGGAGACTGACACCAGAGGAGATCAAGAAGTCCCTCAAATCCACAGGGAAAGGAAGATCTGCTCTGTACATCCGGGTCAAGGTAAGACCTTCCTGAAGGACCATTGTTCTGCCAGTTCCCGGTCTGATGccacacttcctgtttggttgTGTTCAGGCAACCACGGTAGCTGAAACAACGCGTGTTAGCAAATATAACCACAGTTGCATTAAAGTTGGgtcataaataaaaactgaagtcAAGTCAGAATGATTGTTAAATCTCATAactccatattttattcagaacagaatataaacaacagatcagatgttaaactgagacattttaacatttcatgaaaataatgctgcaatcaaattcaaatgagctcatattttaaTGGAGTGGaaaaagtctcagtttaacatctgatctgttgtttctgttctattgtgaatacaTTTGGGTTTATGAGTATCAGTATTTATCTCAGTACTGGTCTAGTGTCAGGACccacttttatctgttttataaGCAGTTGAAGCCCAAACGTTTGATAtttttcagccaatcacattaACTCAAAGAAAAACTGAGCAGCATGTGCTATAAAACTCTTGAAAGAACAAAAGGATGAGAGAAACTAACATGTTAGAAAGGTGCTTCATTGACTTTATGACACACACAAGCATGATCCACTGAACCTGGCTCTGCCGTCCACTTTTTGGACGTACGCCGTAAGCTACAGCCTAGATTCAACACAGAAGCTTAAATCAGGCTTAAGCTTCTTTATTATGGActtcaatggctgaaaatatatttatttcagacatactcaacgtgtggctcttttatgtcttaatttgaaatattattcacattctgccttttttgcctttcttgcccatttttgcccatttcagctgccttttgcaattaaataccactaatttcccattttgctactttttgctgatgtttgcccatttaagtaacttttcacccatttttgggcacagttttgccacttttgtaccatttttgccacctgtaactcatttttttgccaattcccacccatttttgtcacttttccctcagtgtttgcccctttttgcctattttttaccacttcttgcccatttaagctgccttttgcaactAAATGCCACCGATttcccattttgctacttttttctgatttttgcccatttttgtcactttcacccatttttttgccacttttgtaccatttttgccacctttaacttatttttgtcacttcccacccatttttgccacttttctgccctttctgtcacttttctctcagtgttttttgaccacttttgccaccgttaacttattttaattgccatttttcatcatttagattgtggctcttgcaaatgtatgtttcaacaatttggcccttttgttgagcagggttgagtaacactggtttatttaatcatttcaggCAGCAAATAAAACCCTGAGCAGTCCGGAGAAACTCCCCCTTCCAAAGATAGAGGACAACATCATCGACCAAACAAGCAATAATGGAACAAGGCCTCAGGAATGGTGAGTCTGCCAGCAGATTTTCTCCCCACTGCTTCACTAATGATGATCTCTCTGTTTAACCAGTGAAGGGTAGGTGGAATCAGTTTGTTTGTCTCTCACCAGGTCTCGTGACAGtccagcagaagcagcagagagcagcagaTCAAATCTCTCAGAAAAATTGATTCGGCAACAAGAAACGGAAGCAGAGAAAAACAGGGAACAGTGCAGAATATCTGAAGACTTTGGGGTCATTTCTTCTGCCTGCTCTTTAGCTGAAAGAGACGTTGAAAATGAAGTGGAGGAAGATGATGGAGATGAAGAGTGGAAGCCAGAAAAGACTGATGAGAAACCAAAACTTGCTTTAACCCATAAAATAAAGAGGACACAAGTCAAATGTTCTATCGCCAGAGAGCGAATAAAAAGTATTAACGTGAGGGAGTCGACTGATAAAAGTGGCGTCCCTCTGCCCTGTAAAGTCTGTAAAACTCTGACCGGGTCAAAGAATATATTGATCAAACACTCCTGGAGTCACGTGGAGGATCCTGAGAGACTCTGTGGAGTTTGTGGAGAACAGTCCGAGTCTGTAGAAGAGCTGAAGACTCATCTGGAGAGTCACAGGAAAACATACAGCTGTGACATCTGTGGAAAGAATTTACTCACTTTTCTTAGTCTGCGGAGGCATGCTATTCTCcatacaggagagaaaccgTACCAATGTGACGTCTGCAGTAAGACGTTTGCATCAGCATCAGCTTTAAGAAATCACCGCTGGGAACATGTGGAAGATAAACCTCACAAATGTGAAGTCTGTGGTCGGACCTTCGCTTTCAAACCCCAGCTGAGGATTCACAGTCGtatccacacaggagagaagccTTACGTCTGCGATTTATGTGGCAAAGCTCTCACTGACTTTCAGTCTTTATCCCGACACAAGTTGATCCACACTGGGAAAAAACGCCACAGCTGCCAGGTCTGTGGGAAGCGTTTTTTAACTCTGACAAATATGAAACAACACCAGAAAATTCACACATCCAGGGATAAAACGTGCCTCTGTGAGATTTGCTGCAAAATGTTCCACACAAAAGGTCAGTTAAATGCTCACCTGGCAACCCACAGAGAGGAGAAGCTCACCTGTAACATTTGTGGAAAGAGTCTGTCTTCAAAAGGAGCCCTGAGGAGACATTTGATAATCCACAGTGGGGAGAGACCCTACAAATGTACCGAGTGTGGACAGGCGTTTAATGCTACCGCTAACCTCCGAAGCCATCAGAAGATCCACTCAGGTGCCAGACCGTACGTGTGTGGGGTTTGTGGGAAAGCATGCAGCCGTAAAGATCATCTGAGGATTCACATGAGGATCCACAACGGAGAGAAACCATACAAGTGTACGGTTTGTTACAGAGGCTTCACTCAGAGCCACTGTCTGAAAACTCACATGAAGAGCCACAAGGAGGCAGAAAAGTCAGCAGAGGAAGAACCGATGGACTAACCGCTTTGGGATCTTCCATAATCAACCTAAAAGTTCAGTAATTCCAGCTGTGGTTTATTAAGGTTGctcttaaatatttatttcattattgattttataatctTACAAACACCTCCTTATGTTAatcttttgtttgtatttcttaGTCAGTGCTTCCTAAAGTTTGATGTTGCCCCTCCTGGTAGACCCAGAGGCACCACAGGTCTGTTTCATTGATTGAGGTCAGtagtttttaaagtctttttgcCCAAAGCACTCCTACAATCAAGCCTAAATCTCAGGGCACAACATATCCACACAAAATAGCCTCTTAGAATTTGTACAGTGAACTAAAGTCGTAGTAGTGCAGTAAAAAGCATCTAactgtacaaattcccacagcgCTCCAAGACTTGCTGACCACACTTATGTTGGAACTGGTCTAGTTTCTAATGGCCTTGAAAGGTCATGtctcataaataaaaacattaaacataatttttaaaattgaattcaaattttaaatgatgTCAAGTTCATGattatatgtttatatttttatcaaaaGTCCCAGAACTTTCCAAACACTGCCAGAGCGTTTGCACTGgaattctctgtctttgaaataaaactatAGTTGTAAATACTTGGAGTGTCATGGCTTTTGAGGGTTTCATAAGGTTTTCAGCTTACAGAAGTTTGGGAAAAGCTGCTCATAATAAAAATCCTACTATTGTCTTCTGCTTCACCTTGGTTAGGTCTTGGTGGTGGCAGGCTGAAGAAGTCAGTCCAAAGTTTTTCTCcccagcagtttttaaaaaaatcttcatggTGGATTCCAAGACATTCCCAGAGCTATTGGGGTATGTAATCCCTACCCTGGAGTCTTTACCCAGACTgactcagctggctcctttcacTGACAGGGAACTCTACTCAAGGATTCCTTTGGTTCTCCCAGCCCTCATAAAAGAGTCCCAAACTTCCTGTTAAGGAAATTGATATCATTTTTaggatctcagaattctgaacaATAAAGTTCTAGCTCTGATGTTAGAATTCTGAgtgatctcagaattccaaaTTTATTCTTAGAATTCcaactttgatcttagaattccaACTTTATTCTTAGAATTCcaactttgatctcaaaattccaACTTTATGCTTAGAATTCCAACTTTGATTCTCAGAATACCAACTTTATTCATAGAATTCCAACTTTATTCATAGAATTccaactttgatctcagaattccaactttaTTCTTAGAATTccaactttgatctcagaattccaaaTTTATTCTTAGAATTccaactttgatctcagaattccaactttaTTCTTAGAATTCCAACTTTGATtctcagaattccaactttattcatagaattccaactttgatctcagaattccaaaTTTATTCTTAGAATTCCAACTTtgattctcagaattctgaattttttctcagaattccaactttaTTCTTAGAATTccaactttgatctcagaattctgaattttttctcagaattccaactttaTTCTTAGAATTccaactttgatctcagaatttcaactttattcttagaattccaactttgattctcagaattctgactttattcttagAATTCCAACTTTATTCTTAGAATTccaactttgatctcagaattctgactttattcttagaattccaactttgattctcagaattctgactattcttagaattctaactttgatctcagaattccaactttaTTCTTAGAATTCCAACTTtgattctcagaattctgactattcttagaattctaactttgatctcagaattctgactttattcttagaattccaactttgattctcagaattctgactattcttagaattctaactttgatctcagaattccaactttaTTCTTAGAATTCCAACTTTgagtctcagaattctgactattcttagaattctaactttgatctcagaattccaactttatttttagaattccaactttgattctcagaattccaactttatttttagaattccaACTTTGATTCTCAGTATTCGCACTTTACTCCTAGAATTCcgactttgacctcagaattccgactttattcttagaattctgactttgatcccagAATTTACTCTTTGATGTCAGagtttttaatttgatgtcaGAATTGTGACTGTTTTCTGGATTCTTTATGTAATCtcttaattctgactttaatctcagaatttgtcatgtttttcatgATCAGTGATTCTAGTATCAAGTGGAAGATGAGTTTTAATTTGAAGATgagttttatctttaaatgattttttgtaCATTGTATTGCTTCTGAACTCAACCAGAAAGCTCTCTAGCTGGTTCTGTCTGTTTTGAATGTCTCTCTGTGTTGTGGATAACCGCCGCTAGGTGGCGTTAACGGCAAACCAGCGGGGGGAAGAAACACATGGAGCGGAACCTTTGGTTTGCATGCTTTCAGGAGGGGAATTATTTATGTGCGCTCAAAGCAAAATGGAGGCGGCAAACATGATGTTTGTTTCCCCGGTGGAGCTGAAGCTGTCTAAAACTGATATTCTGAGAGAAGTCGTGACAGAGAAGCTGACCACGGCAGCGCGGGAGATCTTCGCGGTGGTGGAGAGAACTGTAGCCGGATATGAGGAGGAGGCGGCGGGTCTGAGGCAGGAGATCGACCGTCAGAGGATCCAGCTGGAGGCTGTTCTTCAGCCCAGAGTCTCTCTCAGTAGAATAGGTGGGATCTGACACTGTGGAGTAAACACTGATGGTTTTAGCTCATTCACGTCTATAGAAGGGTGTTTTATCCTCTAATGCTGGTTTCTGGTCATCGCTACAGTTTACGgagttaaaacatgaaaaccgGAAGTTCCCTCTTATGTTTTTCCCATGAAGAGGCGGATAAAACTAAATCCAATAAACTTTAATTTCTGATCCATGTGTCCCCGACTGTTAATGGG
This genomic stretch from Cheilinus undulatus linkage group 22, ASM1832078v1, whole genome shotgun sequence harbors:
- the LOC121504473 gene encoding zinc finger protein 813-like; this encodes MEATSVFVSPVELKLSKTDILREVVTEKLTTAAREIFAVVERTVAGYEEEAAGLRQEIDRQRIQLEAVLQPRVSLSRIEEEDLGSRNMADHADEDEEAGEEEFSEEPLEDSRQQDPRDADYQPTNARPLLMKRRMKRAVITLRVCLLKDSRINLLKRGVLKSQLKTLSCPWGMQEVDFLDLLRATFPQLTGEFDAFTVDATRRLRPLKVRRLTPEEIKKSLKSTGKGRSALYIRVKAANKTLSSPEKLPLPKIEDNIIDQTSNNGTRPQEWSRDSPAEAAESSRSNLSEKLIRQQETEAEKNREQCRISEDFGVISSACSLAERDVENEVEEDDGDEEWKPEKTDEKPKLALTHKIKRTQVKCSIARERIKSINVRESTDKSGVPLPCKVCKTLTGSKNILIKHSWSHVEDPERLCGVCGEQSESVEELKTHLESHRKTYSCDICGKNLLTFLSLRRHAILHTGEKPYQCDVCSKTFASASALRNHRWEHVEDKPHKCEVCGRTFAFKPQLRIHSRIHTGEKPYVCDLCGKALTDFQSLSRHKLIHTGKKRHSCQVCGKRFLTLTNMKQHQKIHTSRDKTCLCEICCKMFHTKGQLNAHLATHREEKLTCNICGKSLSSKGALRRHLIIHSGERPYKCTECGQAFNATANLRSHQKIHSGARPYVCGVCGKACSRKDHLRIHMRIHNGEKPYKCTVCYRGFTQSHCLKTHMKSHKEAEKSAEEEPMD